The Candidatus Effluviviaceae Genus V sp. genome window below encodes:
- a CDS encoding DUF21 domain-containing protein, whose protein sequence is MTTTLLIVLGFVMSAFFSGSETALVSMNWIRLEHWLEKGKRGARTLERFVGDPQKLLGTTLVGNNIAVIMTASLVSWQLERTLHGMSPGVVGLISTALVTVLMLIFGEIIPKVLGLRNSDAITLRVIHPLRVFYWILSPVIFLATGLGALVLRPSGVETRRWRRRITKDQLRVLLTSEGERAGAVDREETKLISGIFEFALTTVEEVMVPRVDVIGLSPEANVGDAVKLVERHGFSRLPVFTEERDHIVGMIHSKDLLGIARSTPIGEFVRPMPHVPETKMCDELFRELQARRQHMAVVVDEHGSVAGIVTLEDLIEELTGEIEDEYDVGAAPIRKLDADLFMIDGRAEIDAVEDALRVDLPEGEYNTLAGLLLEEIGRIPEPGEELVLAGLEFRIISAGATRIGKIRVRKRWKRGKTAA, encoded by the coding sequence GTGACGACGACCCTGCTCATCGTTCTGGGCTTCGTGATGTCGGCCTTCTTCTCCGGTTCGGAGACGGCGCTCGTCTCGATGAACTGGATCCGCCTTGAGCACTGGCTCGAGAAGGGGAAACGCGGCGCGCGCACGCTCGAGCGGTTCGTCGGCGACCCCCAGAAGCTGCTCGGGACGACGCTCGTCGGCAACAACATCGCCGTCATCATGACCGCCTCACTCGTTTCCTGGCAGCTCGAGCGGACGCTCCACGGAATGTCGCCCGGGGTCGTCGGGCTCATATCGACCGCCCTCGTGACCGTTCTCATGCTGATCTTCGGCGAGATCATCCCGAAGGTGCTGGGACTCAGAAACAGCGACGCCATCACCCTCAGGGTCATCCACCCGCTCCGGGTGTTCTACTGGATACTGTCGCCGGTGATCTTCCTGGCCACCGGTCTCGGCGCTCTGGTGCTCCGCCCGAGCGGCGTCGAGACCAGACGCTGGCGACGGAGGATCACGAAGGACCAGCTTCGCGTCCTCCTCACGAGCGAGGGCGAGCGTGCCGGTGCCGTCGACCGGGAGGAGACGAAGCTCATCTCGGGGATCTTCGAGTTCGCTCTGACGACGGTCGAGGAGGTCATGGTTCCAAGGGTCGACGTCATCGGGCTGAGTCCCGAGGCGAACGTCGGAGACGCGGTCAAGCTCGTCGAGCGGCACGGTTTCTCGCGGCTCCCGGTCTTCACCGAGGAGCGCGATCACATCGTCGGGATGATCCACTCCAAGGACCTCCTCGGCATCGCGCGGTCGACTCCGATCGGTGAGTTCGTCCGCCCCATGCCTCACGTGCCCGAGACCAAGATGTGCGACGAGCTGTTCCGCGAGCTCCAGGCGCGCCGCCAGCACATGGCGGTCGTCGTCGACGAGCACGGAAGCGTCGCGGGGATCGTGACGCTCGAGGACCTCATCGAGGAGCTGACCGGCGAGATCGAGGACGAGTACGACGTCGGAGCCGCGCCCATCAGGAAGCTCGACGCGGACCTCTTCATGATCGACGGGCGGGCCGAGATCGACGCGGTCGAGGACGCGCTTCGGGTCGACCTGCCCGAGGGCGAGTACAACACACTGGCGGGGCTGCTGCTGGAGGAGATCGGCAGGATACCCGAGCCGGGCGAGGAGCTCGTGCTGGCCGGTCTCGAGTTCCGCATCATCTCGGCCGGCGCAACGAGGATCGGTAAGATACGGGTGAGGAAGCGTTGGAAGAGAGGCAAGACAGCCGCGTAG
- a CDS encoding DUF21 domain-containing protein: protein MISLLAAAAGMVALLYFSGTFSGSETAYFSLSRLEVSQMDEKNRIRRLLEDPDRLLIGILLGNTLVNVAIGSLGALMALRIGRALGYAEGAIIALEVGVVTFVILVAGEIAPKMYAMQRNRVFARRTAPLLTFLMRGFGPAIGVLHSLFEKLSGGASAQERPFVTAEELRTIVALSEERGTLEEDERDMIDSVMEFGDTLVRELMVPRVDMDALEDTLTVGEAIAKVRELGFSRFPVYHEDIDHVVGILYAKDLLRFDEDEQLRIIGDLVRSVTYTPESKRAGELLRELQRDRVHIAVVVDEYGGTAGLVTMEDLIEEIVGEIRDEHDIEKPLVQVVNRTTMLAEGNIRLDELREEHDVVLDEEEVETLGGYLMDAFGRIPSVGEKTERDGFEFTIEEVEEQRITKVLIVRLEDGENGEEEPS from the coding sequence ATGATCTCCCTGCTGGCAGCGGCGGCGGGCATGGTGGCCCTGCTCTACTTCTCGGGGACCTTCTCCGGCTCCGAGACCGCGTACTTCTCTCTCTCCAGACTCGAAGTGAGTCAGATGGATGAGAAGAACCGCATCCGCCGGCTTCTCGAGGACCCCGACCGCCTGCTCATCGGCATCCTCCTGGGAAACACCCTGGTCAACGTCGCGATCGGCTCGCTCGGGGCGCTCATGGCGCTGCGGATCGGGCGGGCTCTGGGCTATGCGGAGGGTGCGATCATCGCGCTCGAGGTCGGCGTGGTGACGTTCGTCATCCTCGTCGCGGGTGAGATTGCGCCCAAGATGTACGCGATGCAGCGGAACAGGGTCTTCGCCAGACGCACCGCGCCGCTCCTGACGTTCCTGATGAGAGGCTTCGGGCCGGCCATCGGTGTGCTGCACTCGCTGTTCGAGAAGCTCAGCGGAGGCGCCTCGGCACAGGAGCGGCCGTTCGTTACCGCCGAGGAGCTCCGGACGATCGTCGCGCTTTCGGAGGAACGCGGAACGCTCGAAGAGGACGAGCGCGACATGATCGACAGCGTCATGGAGTTCGGTGACACACTGGTCCGCGAGCTCATGGTGCCGCGCGTCGACATGGACGCGCTCGAGGACACCCTGACGGTCGGCGAGGCCATCGCGAAGGTCCGAGAACTCGGATTCTCGCGCTTTCCCGTCTACCACGAGGACATCGACCACGTCGTCGGCATCCTCTACGCGAAGGACCTGCTCAGATTCGATGAGGACGAGCAGCTGCGGATCATCGGCGACCTCGTCCGCTCCGTCACCTACACGCCGGAGAGCAAGAGAGCCGGAGAGCTCCTGCGCGAACTGCAGCGCGACCGCGTTCACATCGCGGTCGTCGTTGACGAGTACGGCGGAACGGCCGGTCTCGTCACGATGGAGGATCTCATCGAGGAGATCGTCGGTGAGATCCGGGACGAGCACGACATCGAGAAGCCCCTCGTCCAGGTGGTCAACCGGACGACGATGCTCGCGGAGGGCAACATCAGGCTCGACGAACTTCGCGAGGAGCACGACGTCGTGCTTGATGAAGAGGAGGTCGAGACGCTCGGCGGATACCTGATGGATGCCTTCGGCCGCATCCCTTCCGTCGGGGAGAAGACCGAGCGGGACGGCTTCGAGTTCACGATCGAGGAGGTCGAGGAGCAGCGTATCACGAAGGTCCTCATCGTCCGCCTGGAGGACGGCGAGAACGGAGAGGAGGAGCCGTCGTGA
- the ybeY gene encoding rRNA maturation RNase YbeY: MPIRVSAPRGAAGIDRRAIRYLVSRILEDHDHRDADVTVTFTDDERIHELNRDYRHVDRPTDVLAFALTEGEPSGVNEESETVLGDVVISLDRAAVQAGRYRRTLGRELLKLTAHGVLHLLGLDHETADERKAMRRLENRYVREAMNGRTGR; encoded by the coding sequence ATGCCGATCAGGGTTAGCGCACCCCGCGGGGCGGCCGGCATCGACCGCCGCGCCATCAGGTATCTCGTGTCGCGGATCCTCGAGGACCACGACCATCGGGACGCCGACGTCACCGTGACGTTCACCGACGACGAACGCATCCACGAGCTCAACCGTGACTACCGTCACGTCGACCGCCCCACGGACGTCCTCGCCTTCGCTCTGACAGAGGGAGAGCCGAGCGGCGTGAACGAGGAGTCAGAGACGGTACTGGGCGACGTCGTCATATCGCTCGACCGTGCAGCTGTACAGGCCGGTCGCTACCGTAGGACGCTCGGACGGGAACTGCTCAAGCTGACGGCGCACGGCGTGCTGCACCTTCTGGGCCTCGATCACGAGACCGCTGACGAGCGGAAGGCGATGCGGCGCCTGGAGAACCGGTACGTCAGGGAAGCGATGAACGGAAGGACCGGTCGATGA
- a CDS encoding HDIG domain-containing protein, protein MMPLGIGKKKEPSARAQRVRLDLNGQPPGPLPSRQVILAGVLLVIAFLVLLELVFPGATPVKSHDLTVGQIAREDIVAPFDFDVLKSEEELDEERRAAEAGVLPVYEYRDGIRTEQRKHFGEFLTKIYEIRTGEEPESQRFDMLGQLSIPLSEDTRRVLLDEEKAADVEERAREVLNDVYDAGIVRSSDAADLSPGQTVMLVRDGEETLVRQAAFLREGDIPELAEGEAMRALDDPEMAAAVRELVVPFLRWNVAENEQETERRRREAIESVSRQTGRDLKENEVIIERGERVTEDHLVVLQSMEARRAELLRMERTGRRFFPALGRALQALLLIGALALYVAVRKRSMLLDLRCQILFIVLLVIVMAGAAVIHSVPELSPYLIPVAVLAMLASMLFGFEIAIIATTVTVMLSAIYAGLGIPYVFVSLVAGSVAAYSVRRVRHREDFYWSGIRVVAAYAIAIAVADIARVDLSLETLTRCGWGGLNAIVSMGIVVVALPLFERGFKVTTDITLLELADMNKPLLRKMAMAAPGSYHHSIIVGNLSEAAAEAIRANGLLARVGAYYHDIGKLVTPGYFVENQQGIEPEDSKHTSIRPKVSSLVIRSHVKDGEELARKEGLPEPIIDIIREHHGTSRMEFFYQKAVEEAGGEGQVPAADFSYPGPRPRSKESAIISLADTIEARVRSIDEQLTPKRIEAEIDAVIEKRWHDHQLDDAELTLSDLRKIRDAFFRVLVGMYHQRVRYPDQEENGEGREDGPEETRKSGGGTGRGDADQG, encoded by the coding sequence GTGATGCCGCTGGGCATCGGGAAGAAGAAGGAGCCGAGCGCCCGGGCGCAGAGGGTCCGTCTCGACCTGAACGGGCAACCCCCCGGGCCCCTGCCCTCGCGCCAGGTGATCCTGGCGGGCGTTCTGCTCGTCATCGCGTTCCTCGTGCTCCTCGAGCTGGTCTTCCCGGGCGCGACGCCCGTGAAGAGCCACGACCTGACCGTCGGGCAGATCGCCCGGGAGGACATCGTCGCCCCGTTCGACTTCGACGTGTTGAAGTCGGAGGAGGAGCTCGACGAGGAGCGCCGCGCGGCCGAGGCCGGGGTCCTCCCTGTCTACGAGTATCGCGACGGGATACGCACGGAACAGCGGAAGCACTTCGGCGAGTTCCTGACGAAGATCTACGAGATCCGGACGGGCGAGGAGCCCGAGTCGCAGCGCTTCGACATGCTCGGACAGCTCTCGATACCGTTGTCCGAGGATACGCGCCGCGTGCTCCTGGATGAGGAGAAAGCGGCCGACGTCGAGGAGCGGGCCCGCGAGGTGCTCAACGACGTCTACGACGCGGGGATCGTCCGGAGCAGCGATGCCGCGGACCTCTCGCCGGGACAGACCGTCATGCTTGTGAGAGACGGCGAGGAGACCCTCGTGCGTCAGGCGGCCTTCCTTCGCGAGGGGGACATTCCGGAGCTCGCCGAGGGCGAGGCGATGCGCGCGCTCGACGACCCCGAGATGGCGGCCGCGGTCCGCGAGCTGGTCGTCCCGTTCCTGCGGTGGAACGTCGCCGAGAACGAGCAGGAGACCGAGCGCCGCCGCCGCGAGGCGATCGAGAGCGTCAGCCGTCAGACGGGCCGGGACCTGAAGGAGAACGAGGTCATCATCGAGCGCGGCGAACGCGTGACGGAGGATCACCTTGTCGTCCTTCAGTCGATGGAGGCCCGCCGAGCCGAGCTTCTCAGGATGGAGAGAACGGGCAGGAGGTTCTTCCCGGCCCTTGGACGAGCTCTGCAGGCGCTCCTCCTGATCGGGGCCCTCGCGCTCTACGTCGCCGTCCGTAAGCGCAGCATGTTGCTCGACCTCAGATGTCAGATCCTGTTCATCGTGCTGCTGGTCATCGTGATGGCCGGGGCCGCCGTCATCCACAGCGTTCCGGAACTGTCCCCGTATCTCATCCCCGTCGCGGTCCTGGCGATGCTCGCCTCGATGCTCTTCGGGTTCGAGATCGCGATCATCGCCACGACCGTCACCGTCATGTTGTCGGCGATCTATGCGGGACTCGGGATACCCTACGTCTTCGTGTCGCTCGTGGCCGGGAGCGTGGCGGCCTACTCGGTCCGGCGCGTCAGGCACCGCGAGGACTTCTACTGGTCGGGCATCCGCGTCGTGGCGGCGTACGCGATCGCGATCGCGGTCGCAGACATCGCCCGCGTCGACCTGAGCCTCGAGACGCTGACACGGTGTGGCTGGGGTGGCCTCAACGCGATCGTCAGCATGGGCATCGTCGTAGTGGCCCTGCCGCTCTTCGAGCGCGGGTTCAAGGTCACGACCGACATCACGCTCCTCGAGCTGGCCGACATGAACAAACCCCTCCTCCGGAAGATGGCCATGGCGGCGCCGGGCTCGTACCATCACAGCATCATCGTCGGGAATCTCTCCGAGGCGGCGGCCGAGGCGATCCGCGCGAACGGACTCCTGGCCCGTGTCGGAGCGTACTACCACGACATCGGCAAGCTCGTGACCCCCGGGTACTTCGTGGAGAACCAGCAGGGCATCGAGCCCGAGGATTCGAAGCACACGAGCATCCGGCCGAAGGTCTCGAGCCTCGTGATCCGATCACACGTCAAGGACGGCGAGGAGCTCGCCCGCAAGGAGGGCCTGCCCGAGCCGATCATAGACATCATCCGCGAGCACCACGGTACGAGCCGGATGGAGTTCTTCTACCAGAAGGCCGTCGAGGAGGCGGGGGGCGAGGGGCAGGTACCCGCGGCCGACTTCAGCTACCCGGGGCCCAGGCCGCGGAGCAAGGAGTCGGCGATCATCTCGCTGGCCGACACCATCGAGGCCCGCGTCCGGTCGATCGACGAGCAGCTGACGCCGAAGCGCATCGAGGCGGAGATCGACGCCGTCATCGAGAAGCGATGGCACGACCATCAGCTGGATGACGCCGAGCTGACGCTCTCCGATCTCAGGAAGATACGTGACGCCTTCTTCCGCGTGCTGGTCGGCATGTACCATCAGCGCGTCCGCTACCCCGATCAGGAGGAGAACGGCGAGGGTCGTGAGGACGGACCGGAGGAGACCCGGAAGTCCGGCGGCGGGACGGGACGTGGCGATGCCGATCAGGGTTAG
- a CDS encoding AAA family ATPase, with protein MKRKIPVGDIDSVHLYGRNDENLRLIQDSFTARVTARGGEITIDGPEDEVNAIEIVIGEMARLVRRGRAVRREDVSYAVRMVKDDRADELRRFYAGGTKLKGLKKPVEPKTVGQKRYVEALEANDIVVSIGPAGTGKTYLAVAMAVAALRQKLVERIVLVRPAVEAGESLGYLPGDYHEKIAPYLRPLYDALREMMDPERVKRLIEIGTIEVIPLAYMRGRTLNDSFVILDEAQNSTNPQMKMFLTRLGFNSRAVITGDITQIDLADKGMSGLVRIQDILDDIDGIAFVYLSESDVVRHRLVREIVKAFERYAADRARAADEEDDS; from the coding sequence CTGAAGCGGAAGATCCCGGTAGGAGACATCGACTCGGTCCATCTCTACGGACGGAATGACGAGAACCTCCGGCTCATCCAGGACTCGTTCACCGCTCGGGTGACGGCCCGCGGCGGGGAGATCACGATCGACGGCCCCGAGGACGAGGTCAATGCGATCGAGATCGTGATCGGCGAGATGGCGCGGCTGGTACGACGCGGACGCGCGGTCCGGCGGGAGGACGTCTCGTACGCCGTCAGGATGGTGAAGGACGACCGCGCCGACGAGCTTCGGCGGTTCTACGCCGGCGGGACGAAGCTCAAGGGGCTCAAGAAGCCGGTCGAGCCGAAGACCGTAGGCCAGAAGCGCTACGTCGAGGCACTCGAGGCGAACGACATCGTCGTCTCGATCGGTCCGGCGGGAACGGGGAAGACCTATCTCGCCGTCGCCATGGCGGTCGCGGCGCTCCGACAGAAGCTGGTCGAGCGCATCGTGCTTGTGCGTCCGGCGGTCGAGGCCGGCGAGAGCCTCGGGTACCTGCCCGGCGACTACCACGAGAAGATCGCGCCGTATCTTCGGCCGCTCTACGATGCGCTCAGGGAGATGATGGACCCGGAGCGCGTCAAACGGCTGATCGAGATCGGCACCATCGAGGTCATCCCGCTCGCCTACATGCGCGGGCGGACGCTCAATGACTCGTTCGTTATCCTCGACGAGGCACAGAACAGCACGAATCCGCAGATGAAGATGTTCCTGACCCGACTCGGCTTCAACTCGCGGGCGGTCATCACGGGGGACATCACCCAGATCGACCTCGCGGACAAGGGGATGTCCGGTCTTGTGAGGATCCAGGATATCCTGGACGACATCGACGGCATCGCGTTCGTCTACCTCTCGGAGAGCGACGTCGTCAGGCACAGGCTGGTTCGCGAGATCGTCAAGGCGTTCGAACGCTACGCCGCCGACCGTGCCAGAGCGGCCGATGAGGAGGATGATTCGTGA
- a CDS encoding LysM peptidoglycan-binding domain-containing protein, which produces MLTRLSVALVLLAALVFVSGCGTGCPRTAEPSAGDFYTDEEFQQLTDEQRESYCSALLAEYQASEDCIAEAQDDLAMEKQAIEDLESELAGLEPRLRELKSDVEELRSEIAYFEGLPRVYVVQKGDFLHKISGMEQIYADGDKWKRIWRANKDRIDGFTDPNLIYPDWELVIPRDWPYTYTVKSGENLWQIARYWEIYDDGRMWERIYEANKDMISNPDIIQPGMELTIPR; this is translated from the coding sequence ATGCTGACGAGACTATCTGTCGCGCTGGTCCTCCTCGCCGCTCTCGTGTTCGTGTCCGGCTGCGGAACAGGGTGCCCGCGGACGGCAGAACCGAGCGCCGGTGACTTCTACACCGACGAGGAGTTCCAGCAGCTCACCGATGAGCAGCGCGAATCCTATTGCTCGGCCCTTCTGGCCGAGTATCAGGCGAGCGAGGACTGCATCGCCGAGGCGCAGGACGACCTGGCGATGGAAAAGCAGGCGATCGAGGACCTCGAGTCCGAGCTGGCTGGTCTGGAGCCGCGGCTTCGCGAGCTCAAGAGCGACGTCGAGGAACTGAGAAGCGAGATCGCCTATTTCGAGGGCCTTCCGAGGGTCTACGTCGTCCAGAAGGGCGACTTCCTCCACAAGATCTCCGGCATGGAGCAGATCTATGCCGACGGAGACAAGTGGAAGCGCATCTGGAGGGCGAACAAGGACCGGATAGACGGCTTCACGGATCCGAACCTCATCTACCCGGACTGGGAGCTCGTCATCCCGCGCGACTGGCCGTACACGTACACCGTCAAGTCGGGGGAGAACCTCTGGCAGATCGCCCGGTACTGGGAGATCTACGACGACGGCCGGATGTGGGAGCGCATCTACGAGGCCAACAAGGACATGATCTCGAACCCCGATATCATTCAGCCGGGCATGGAGCTGACGATCCCTCGCTAG
- a CDS encoding sulfatase-like hydrolase/transferase: MQTRHPILESAFVAAAVGFGGGVLESVLITFLQGYYFHTVRSFAAFVLLPGAAYAAAGLVLGAVIGWLLSIIRRGRSPVPAMAGAATLVLVMLVATATIDNAGLAGGAMVGWGAAGLALAIVLGGVLWIASHRFGPLCTGSVAALVALVAGLASGLWSFGPGGSGMTPVGATASSSPLSVLLVTIDTLRADHLGCYNGPDAESLTPTVDRLAADGLRFENAVVPMVVTDPSHASMLTGLYPEEHGVVRNSVQLDPAATTVTEVLAAAGLRTGAAISVSHMDAHPSAFSQGFDTYYDRGGHDRFRYHAGWKGLPRRVKARVFAHERAAVETNERAVRFLDAVSGEPFFLWVHYFEPHTPYVGEDGRVVFRESDREALERAAASGDSEDLEATIAGLYRDEVRRADRALGELLAALDARGLSAGTAVIVVGDHGEHMHERRLPPDLWFGHSDVYEETCRVPLVLWRPGVVEAGVRDKQVSVMDLAGTILELAGVEAQWSPGGTVLSGAPRESRPLVVEANPHVPVEATALRAGRWKLIARPGGRAELYDLAADPGETSNIVDLRRPLADSLGAELAGIVQGWGPRARPEEPDEATREMLRSLGYLE, translated from the coding sequence ATGCAGACACGACACCCCATACTCGAGTCAGCGTTCGTCGCCGCGGCCGTCGGCTTCGGCGGCGGCGTCCTCGAGAGCGTCCTCATCACCTTCCTGCAGGGCTACTACTTCCACACGGTCAGGTCATTCGCAGCGTTCGTTCTCCTGCCGGGAGCGGCGTACGCGGCGGCGGGGCTCGTGCTGGGTGCCGTCATCGGGTGGCTCCTGAGCATCATCCGGAGGGGGCGGAGCCCCGTGCCGGCAATGGCCGGGGCCGCGACGCTCGTGCTGGTCATGCTCGTGGCCACGGCGACCATCGATAACGCCGGGCTCGCCGGCGGGGCGATGGTCGGGTGGGGAGCGGCAGGTCTCGCGCTGGCGATCGTCCTCGGCGGCGTCCTCTGGATCGCGTCGCACCGGTTCGGGCCTCTGTGCACAGGATCGGTCGCCGCACTTGTCGCGCTCGTCGCGGGCCTCGCGTCGGGGCTCTGGTCGTTCGGCCCGGGCGGCTCAGGCATGACGCCGGTCGGCGCGACCGCCTCGTCAAGTCCACTCTCCGTTCTGCTCGTCACCATTGACACGCTCCGTGCCGACCACCTCGGATGCTACAACGGCCCCGACGCTGAATCCCTGACCCCGACCGTCGACCGACTGGCTGCGGACGGACTGCGGTTCGAGAACGCCGTCGTTCCGATGGTCGTCACCGACCCGAGCCACGCGTCCATGCTGACGGGCCTCTACCCCGAGGAACACGGCGTCGTCAGGAACTCGGTGCAGCTCGACCCCGCTGCAACGACGGTTACCGAGGTCCTCGCCGCGGCGGGGCTCCGGACCGGTGCCGCGATCAGCGTGTCGCACATGGATGCACATCCCTCCGCCTTCAGCCAGGGGTTCGACACGTACTACGACCGTGGAGGGCACGACCGCTTCCGCTATCACGCCGGCTGGAAGGGACTGCCGCGCCGGGTCAAGGCGCGCGTGTTCGCCCACGAGCGAGCGGCCGTCGAGACCAACGAGCGGGCCGTCCGCTTCCTCGACGCCGTCTCCGGAGAGCCCTTCTTCCTGTGGGTGCACTACTTCGAGCCCCACACGCCGTACGTCGGCGAGGATGGGCGGGTCGTCTTCCGGGAGAGCGACCGCGAGGCCCTGGAGCGGGCGGCCGCGTCGGGCGATTCGGAGGATCTGGAGGCGACCATCGCGGGCCTCTACCGGGACGAGGTTCGGCGTGCCGACCGCGCGCTCGGGGAGCTGCTGGCGGCGCTGGACGCGCGGGGACTCTCCGCGGGGACCGCGGTCATCGTGGTCGGCGACCACGGCGAGCACATGCACGAGCGGCGGCTGCCGCCGGACCTGTGGTTCGGGCACTCCGACGTCTACGAGGAGACGTGCCGGGTTCCGCTGGTGCTCTGGCGGCCGGGCGTCGTGGAGGCGGGTGTCCGTGACAAGCAGGTGAGCGTGATGGACCTCGCGGGGACGATCCTTGAACTCGCAGGTGTCGAGGCTCAGTGGAGTCCGGGCGGCACGGTGCTGAGCGGCGCCCCCCGCGAGAGCCGGCCGCTCGTCGTCGAGGCGAACCCTCACGTGCCGGTCGAGGCCACCGCGCTCCGCGCCGGCCGGTGGAAGCTCATCGCCCGGCCGGGCGGGAGGGCCGAGCTCTATGACCTGGCGGCCGATCCGGGTGAGACGTCCAATATAGTGGACCTTCGTCGTCCCTTGGCCGATTCACTCGGGGCCGAGTTGGCCGGGATCGTGCAGGGATGGGGCCCCCGCGCCAGGCCCGAAGAGCCTGATGAGGCGACCCGGGAGATGCTGCGCTCACTCGGCTATCTGGAGTGA